In the Deltaproteobacteria bacterium genome, one interval contains:
- a CDS encoding metallophosphoesterase family protein, with amino-acid sequence MLIAFLSDVHANMPALEAAVADATARGAERFICAGDMTGYGPFPDEVCLFLQNRPIPALIGNYDRKVLIVAEQGLSAAQGMKSKKRKILLWTLENLSHQSRLYLSGLPDQLDMQLFSGHMLMVVHGSPISMDDVIYPSITRPGLTAKLGDLRPDILVCGHTHIPFVRRIDGILVVNCGSAGQPIDGDPRPSYVLVNTEQGAPPSGRVIRFDYDHKRTIAALEKTYLPKGLQKDLTEGSKRRFLS; translated from the coding sequence ATGCTGATAGCCTTCCTGTCCGATGTGCACGCCAACATGCCCGCCTTGGAGGCCGCGGTTGCCGACGCGACGGCGCGCGGGGCCGAACGGTTCATCTGCGCCGGCGATATGACCGGCTATGGACCCTTCCCGGATGAGGTCTGTCTCTTCCTTCAGAATCGGCCGATCCCGGCGCTAATCGGCAATTACGACCGGAAAGTGCTCATCGTAGCCGAGCAGGGATTGTCAGCGGCGCAAGGCATGAAATCCAAAAAGCGCAAGATCCTCCTCTGGACTCTGGAAAACTTAAGCCATCAGTCCCGGCTTTACCTGTCCGGTCTGCCCGATCAGCTTGATATGCAACTCTTCAGCGGACACATGCTCATGGTCGTCCACGGCAGCCCCATTTCCATGGACGACGTGATCTATCCGAGCATTACCAGGCCGGGGCTGACGGCGAAGTTGGGCGATCTGAGGCCGGACATTCTCGTTTGCGGACATACGCATATCCCCTTTGTGAGGCGGATTGATGGCATTCTCGTCGTGAACTGCGGTTCGGCAGGTCAGCCGATAGACGGCGACCCGCGCCCTTCCTATGTCCTGGTCAACACGGAACAGGGCGCACCGCCGAGTGGACGCGTTATCAGATTTGATTACGACCATAAGCGGACGATTGCCGCGCTGGAGAAGACATATCTGCCAAAAGGACTGCAGAAGGATCTTACGGAAGGCAGCAAAAGGAGATTTTTATCATGA